CAATGAATCAGACGGCAACCTGGATGAGAAATTGGGTTTAGACAGCAGTCTGCATGAGACCAGGTCCAAAACTGttgataaaatgcttgattccTTGAAGAGCATTCTAGAGACCGTGGTGAAGCGCAGGAATGATATGGAAGTCCCTTCCTCGTGGCAGCATGAGCATGATTGTCGAAAAGAGATTGAAACTCTAGTGGTGACCAGCTTTGTTCGGAGTCTTAAGGATGAGTATGAACAGAGACTGTTGGACCAAAAAGCTGAATTTGGTGGTAATAGAAGTCTGATACTTGGGAATATCAAAGAGATTACTGGTCTGCGCCAGGAACTAGAGGCAATTCGTAAATCGTTTTTGGATCATGAAAATGGGGACATCGAGGCAGGGGAGGAAGGGGACCGGAAAAGAGTGGAGAAGTTGCAACGTAAGATGTCGGGAAGCCTTAATTCAGTTTCTTTAGTTAAGGATAACGGTAAGCATGAAGAGAGTTCTATTGACTTAATGCCGGAGAATAATGAGACTTTAAAGCACATGTCATGTGATGAGTTGATCAATCACTTCAAGATCGAGATGAATAAAATGAAGAGAGACCATGATTATAAAATACAAGACATGACAGAGCAATGTTTTACCTATAAGCGCAAGTATTTGAATTTACAGGAAAGGGGTTCTTTTACTTTTGTGGGGAAGGATAAGGAGCTAGAGGCGCTGAAAAAGAAGATCCCATTTGTCATCTCTAAATTGGATAAGATTCTGATGGAAGATGAAAAGTTGGTGTCTGAGGGTAAGCACGATGCTGATATCAAACGCCAAGTGGATTCTCTTCTTCTGGAAAATCTTCAACTGAAAGATATACTTTCAGATGCTGCTGAGAAGATGTCACAGCTTTCCCAAGCTGAGGCAGATNCCAGGAACTAGAGGCAATTCGTAAATCGTTTTTGGATCATGAAAATGGGGACATCGAGGCAGGGGAGGAAGGGGACCGGAAAAGAGTGGAGAAGTTGCAACGCAAGATGTCGGGAAGCCTTAATTCAGTTTCTTTAGTTAAGGATAACGGTAAGCATGAAGAGAGTTCTATTGACTTCATGCCGGAGAATAATGAGACTTTAAAGCACATGTCATGTGATGAGTTGATCAATCACTTCAAGATCGAGATGAATAAAATGAAGAGAGACCATGATTATAAAATACAAGACATGACAGAGCAATGTTTTACCTATAAGCGCAAGTATTTGAATTTACAGGAAAGGGGTTCTTTTACTTTTGTGGGGAAGGATAAGGAGCTAGAGGCGCTGAAAAAGAAGATCCCATTTGTCATCTCTAAATTGGATAAGATTCTGATGGAAGATGAAAAGTTGGTGTCTGAGGGTAAGCACGATGCTGATATCAAACGCCAAGTGGATTCTCTTCTTCTGGAAAATCTTCAACTGAAAGATATACTTTCAGATGCTGCTGAGAAGATGTCACAGCTTTCCCAAGCTGAGGCAGATCATCAAGAGTTGATCCGAAAGCTCGAATCAGATGTTCAGGATTCTTGTGTTGAAGCTTCTATCTATAAAGATGTTTATGGGTGTTTTGTGACGGAGACAGTAGGCCAGATTACATGTGCAAAAAAGGAGACAGATTTAGAGTACTGTATGTTGAAAGAAGCATATGAGTTGATACTGGAAGATCGTGCGAGTAAAGAAGCCCGTGAAAGGAAGGATGAATTTGAAGACTCTTGTGTCGAGTCCGTCATGATGGAAGAGTGTTGTTCAGTCATATACAAAGAAGCCTTGAAGGAAGCTCATAAGAAAATCGTTGAGTTGAACATGCATgtaacagaaaaagaagaaactctgAGATCAGAGATGGTTGACAAGGAAAGACTGAAATTGGAGATTCATAGGCTAGGGTGTCTCGTCAAGGAGAAGGATAATTTAGTCCAAACAGCTGAGAATAGCTTGGctacagagagaaagagatttgaGTTAGTCTCTCACCAGATTAACGATCTGCAATCACAGATCGAACAGCAACAAACAGAGATTCATGATAAAAACGAAGCACTGAGAGTTGTTTCGGCACGCGAGTTAGAGAAAATAGAAGGTTATGAGACAAAGATATCCAAGTTAAGAGAAGAGTTAGAGTTAGCAAGAGAGGGTTTGAAGGAAATGAAAaatgagaaaaggaaaacagaggagaagTTATCAGTGGcaaaagcagagaaagagaCACTGGAGAAGCAACTTGTGTCTCTGGACTTGGTGGTTCCTCCTAAATTAATAAAAGGGTTCGACATTTTNNNNNNNNNNNNNNNNNNNNNNNNNNNNNNNNNNNNNNNNNNNNNNNNNNNNNNNNNNNNNNNNNNNNNNNNNNNNNNNNNNNNNNNNNNNNNNNNNNNNNNNNNNNNNNNNNNNNNNNNNNNNNNNNNNNNNNNNNNNNNNNNNNNNNNNNNNNNNNNNNNNNNNNNNNNNNNNNNNNNNNNNNNNNNNNNNNNNNNNNNNNNNNNNNNNNNNNNNNNNNNNNNNNNNNNNNNNNNNNNNNNNNNNNNNNNNNNNNNNNNNNNNNNNNNNNNNNNNNNNNNNNNNNNNNNNNNNNNNNNNNNNNNNNNNNNNNNNNNNNNNNNNNNNNNNNNNNNNNNNNNNNNNNNNNNNNNNNNNNNNNNNNNNNNNNNNNNNNNNNNNNNNNNNNNNNNNNNNNNNNNNNNNNNNNNNNNNNNNNNNNNNNNNNNNNNNNNNNNNNNNNNNNNNNNNNNNNNNNNNNNNNNNNNNNNNNNNNNNNNNNNNNNNNNNNNNNNNNNNNNNNNNNNNNNNNNNNNNNNNNNNNNNNNNNNNNNNNNNNNNNNNNNNNNNNNNNNNNNNNNNNNNNNNNNNNNNNNNNNNNNNNNNNNNNNNNNNNNNNNNNNNNNNNNNNNNNNNNNNNNNNNNNNNNNNNNNNNNNNNNNNNNNNNNNNNNNNNNNNNNNNNNNNNNNNNNNNNNNNNNNNNNNNNNNNNNNNNNNNNNNNNNNNNNNNNNNNNNNNNNNNNNNNNNNNNNNNNNNNNNNNNNNNNNNNNNNNNGAACAGCAACAAACAGAGATTCATGATAAAAACGAAGCACTGAGAGTTGTTTCGGCACGCGAGTTAGAGAAAATAGAAGGTTATGAGACAAAGATATCCAAGTTAAGAGAAGAGTTAGAGTTAGCAAGAGAGGGTTTGAAGGAAATGAAAaatgagaaaaggaaaacagaggagaagTTATCAGTGGcaaaagcagagaaagagaCACTGGAGAAGCAACTTGTGTCTCTGGACTTGGTGGTTCCTCCTAAATTAATAAAAGGGTTCGACATTTTAGAGGGTTTGATTGCTGAAAAGAcgcaaaaaacaaattttaggtACCCTtttatctctgttttctttctttaccttTAGACATGGATATACAAGTACTTTATCCTTGGTTCAACAGCAATCAGATACTAATAGTGTGAGAACTTTTTTGGGACTTAGGTTGAAAAACATGCAGAGTCAATTGAGTGATCTGTCACATCAAATAAATGAAGTCAAGGGGAAAGCATCGACGTACCAGCAACGGCTGGAGAAGAAGTGTTGTGACCTCCAGAAGGCCGAGGCCGAGGTGAGTATCATTGCACCTATCGCAAGTTTAATACTCTTACATACAATAGAGTGTTTGCAATTTGTCATTCAAAAATAATGTGTGTATGGTTGTTGAATCACAGGTTGATCTTCTTGGTGATGAGGTTGAAACTCTCTTGGATCTTcttgagaaaatatatatcgCTCTCGATCATTACTCTCCAATCCTAAAACATTACCCTGGCGTAAgcgttctctctctctacacaTTTTCTCCTAATCTATTTAAGATTGATTTTTGTATGATCAGACGATACTTTATGACTTTGCAGATCATTGAGATCTTGAAGCTTGTCCGGAGAGAACTTAGCGGAGAATCAAAGAGACCATTAGATTGATAAGTTGGATCTCTTCCACACTAGTTTATTTATGTCCCTTATGACTCAGGATTATTTGATGTTGTTGatctttagttttgtttagtaGATAGGGTTTGGAAATGTAGTAATGTATTGTCATCAATCGCAATATGTGATTTTCGATCactgaatctttttttttgaatctaatgttaaattatattcaaaagaaaacgTTTTTACAACTTGTGCAACATAATTTGAGAAGGAAATTTGTTGAgaatattagaagaaaaatcttATGCTAAACTCGAGATTGCAGCCACATTTGAAAACCTTCATCGTATCTCCGATCACCCATTAGACCTATAGCAAGGAGCTGGTCTCTAACCTGCCTATCAACCCACGCAATAATGGTATCCGCAGGCTGTGACGGCTCACCATGCCTGCGTCCATTTCTTTCCCTCCAGACCGTATAAACCACTACTTGAAATAAGTAGCGAATTGAAATAAGTAGCGAATAAGAAAACCTTCCACCAGCTGAAAATTCGAGTTAGAGTTAGAGATGTGATTTTCGATCACCGAATCTTTTTATAATCTTATAATACAGTTAGATTACGTTAAGGAGAGATAAATCAAACATATTGAACTACAAGTTATGGAATCTGATCCACCAAAGACAAATGCAAAATCTAAGGTTTAGATTCTAAACCTTGTGATCATAAGAAGTAACTCTATATATCCAATCCAGTGGAAAGATACAAAAATAGTATCGCCAATATAACTTGTGGTATGAGTTGTAGGCCTGATAATTTTGGTCTTCTTTGATGTAAACCGAATCGCTCGCCCCAAAGTGTCCTAGACTCAGGTTGCGGCCACAGACATGTGTTCGCATATTGAAGGCGTGATTGGTGGAGCTGACGTGTCGATGTCAGCATCATAGCACCGCTCAAACTATTTAAATCTTCAACTTGTCatgatccttcttcttcctagCTTTTTCGTCTAAGAACgcaccaaaaaaaggaaaacactcATATGCAGGCAATATAATGGAGAAGACCATCAAGGTTAATTATTTCTTCTGTCTCGTGACTTTCTTGTCGTTCAAGTTTATTGGGGTTAGTTCGTAATTTAGTTCTTGATACCTTCTTACTTGCAGAACTCAACTCACAGTCCCGAGAAAATACTTGTGCATGCAGTGAAGGTAATCAATGATCAATTTGCTCAATGAAAATATGGTGTTAGCTAGTGAAATTCTGTTACGTAAATAACTTATTGGTATAACTCTCTTTTTACCTAGAAGCGAAGATCAGCTACTAAAGATCTCAAGAATGCTGTGAAACTTAAGGTACCACATCTTTTCATCATGTGTGATCTGTCTATCTACGATCTTTGACTTGATGAAAGGTTTTTTGCTTGTATATCTAGAACCAGGAAGAAGAAACACCTCATGATGATGTTGTCGTCGttgatgttgaagatgatgattgtaaTCATGAtcttgttgatgttgatgagaATGGTGACGATGATGAGGAAATGAAAGATACTGTAAACGTGAGTTTGATCATGGATACCATCTAGTGAAAGGCCAAATGGGTCATAGCATGGAAGACTATATCGTAGCTGATACCAAAACCGTTAAAGGCCACAATCTTGGGTTATACGCTATATTCGATGGCCACTCAGGCCGTGAGGTTGCGGATTATCTTCAGAACCATCTTTTTGATAACATCTTGAGTCaggttttaaaaacaaaaacttactCATCCCTTACTCAAGAATTTCTTACAAAAGTTAGAGActctgttgttgtttcttgaagCCGGAATTTTGGAGAAACCCTAAGAAGGCAATCAAGAGAGCATATAAGTCTACGGACGACTACATTCTCCATAACGTGGTTGGTCCACGAGGTGGCTCCACGGCTGTGACGGCTATAGTAATTGATGGGAAGAAAATTGTGGTTGCAAACGTTGGAGATTCAAGAGCAATCTTGTGTCGTGAAAGAGATGTAGTCAAGCAAGTTACGGTTGAACACGAAGCTGACAAGGAGAGAGAC
The sequence above is drawn from the Camelina sativa cultivar DH55 chromosome 4, Cs, whole genome shotgun sequence genome and encodes:
- the LOC104781871 gene encoding WPP domain-associated protein-like isoform X2, producing MEEEVVMAAENGSLEFHDDSLLSSSALEIDGLLKENENPDVDFLEDLDSYWEDINDRLTISRAVSDSIIRGMVTAIESEAAENIALKDLELSRIKERLLLYHVGSEENESPLIHGKACLDTSDELSQGSLGSLKNEARKQLMMLVKELTNLREYIHVNESDGNLDEKLGLDSSLHETRSKTVDKMLDSLKSILETVVKRRNDMEVPSSWQHEHDCRKEIETLVVTSFVRSLKDEYEQRLLDQKAEFGGNRSLILGNIKEITGLRQELEAIRKSFLDHENGDIEAGEEGDRKRVEKLQRKMSGSLNSVSLVKDNGKHEESSIDLMPENNETLKHMSCDELINHFKIEMNKMKRDHDYKIQDMTEQCFTYKRKYLNLQERGSFTFVGKDKELEALKKKIPFVISKLDKILMEDEKLVSEGKHDADIKRQVDSLLLENLQLKDILSDAAEKMSQLSQAEADHQELIRKLESDVQDSCVEASIYKDVYGCFVTETVGQITCAKKETDLEYCMLKEAYELILEDRASKEARERKDEFEDSCVESVMMEECCSVIYKEALKEAHKKIVELNMHVTEKEETLRSEMVDKERLKLEIHRLGCLVKEKDNLVQTAENSLATERKRFELVSHQINDLQSQIEQQQTEIHDKNEALRVVSARELEKIEGYETKISKLREELELAREGLKEMKNEKRKTEEKLSVAKAEKETLEKQLVSLDLVVPPKLIKGFDILEGLIAEKTQKTNFRLKNMQSQLSDLSHQINEVKGKASTYQQRLEKKCCDLQKAEAEVDLLGDEVETLLDLLEKIYIALDHYSPILKHYPGIIEILKLVRRELSGESKRPLD
- the LOC104781871 gene encoding WPP domain-associated protein-like isoform X3 — its product is MEEEVVMAAENGSLEFHDDSLLSSSALEIDGLLKENENPDVDFLEDLDSYWEDINDRLTISRAVSDSIIRGMVTAIESEAAENIALKDLELSRIKERLLLYHVGSEENESPLIHGKACLDTSDELSQGSLGSLKNEARKQLMMLVKELTNLREYIHVNESDGNLDEKLGLDSSLHETRSKTVDKMLDSLKSILETVVKRRNDMEVPSSWQHEHDCRKEIETLVVTSFVRSLKDEYEQRLLDQKAEFGGNRSLILGNIKEITGLRQELEAIRKSFLDHENGDIEAGEEGDRKRVEKLQRKMSGSLNSVSLVKDNGKHEESSIDFMPENNETLKHMSCDELINHFKIEMNKMKRDHDYKIQDMTEQCFTYKRKYLNLQERGSFTFVGKDKELEALKKKIPFVISKLDKILMEDEKLVSEGKHDADIKRQVDSLLLENLQLKDILSDAAEKMSQLSQAEADHQELIRKLESDVQDSCVEASIYKDVYGCFVTETVGQITCAKKETDLEYCMLKEAYELILEDRASKEARERKDEFEDSCVESVMMEECCSVIYKEALKEAHKKIVELNMHVTEKEETLRSEMVDKERLKLEIHRLGCLVKEKDNLVQTAENSLATERKRFELVSHQINDLQSQIEQQQTEIHDKNEALRVVSARELEKIEGYETKISKLREELELAREGLKEMKNEKRKTEEKLSVAKAEKETLEKQLVSLDLVVPPKLIKGFDILEGLIAEKTQKTNFRLKNMQSQLSDLSHQINEVKGKASTYQQRLEKKCCDLQKAEAEVDLLGDEVETLLDLLEKIYIALDHYSPILKHYPGIIEILKLVRRELSGESKRPLD
- the LOC104781871 gene encoding WPP domain-associated protein-like isoform X1; amino-acid sequence: MEEEVVMAAENGSLEFHDDSLLSSSALEIDGLLKENENPDVDFLEDLDSYWEDINDRLTISRAVSDSIIRGMVTAIESEAAENIALKDLELSRIKERLLLYHVGSEENESPLIHGKACLDTSDELSQGSLGSLKNEARKQLMMLVKELTNLREYIHVNESDGNLDEKLGLDSSLHETRSKTVDKMLDSLKSILETVVKRRNDMEVPSSWQHEHDCRKEIETLVVTSFVRSLKDEYEQRLLDQKAEFGGNRSLILGNIKEITGLRQELEAIRKSFLDHENGDIEAGEEGDRKRVEKLQRKMSGSLNSVSLVKDNGKHEESSIDFMPENNETLKHMSCDELINHFKIEMNKMKRDHDYKIQDMTEQCFTYKRKYLNLQERGSFTFVGKDKELEALKKKIPFVISKLDKILMEDEKLVSEGKHDADIKRQVDSLLLENLQLKDILSDAAEKMSQLSQAEADHQELIRKLESDVQDSCVEASIYKDVYGCFVTETVGQITCAKKETDLEYCMLKEAYELILEDRASKEARERKDEFEDSCVESVMMEECCSVIYKEALKEAHKKIVELNMHVTEKEETLRSEMVDKERLKLEIHRLGCLVKEKDNLVQTAENSLATERKRFELVSHQINDLQSQIEQQQTEIHDKNEALRVVSARELEKIEGYETKISKLREELELAREGLKEMKNEKRKTEEKLSVAKAEKETLEKQLVSLDLVVPPKLIKGFDILEGLIAEKTQKTNFRLKNMQSQLSDLSHQINEVKGKASTYQQRLEKKCCDLQKAEAEVDLLGDEVETLLDLLEKIYIALDHYSPILKHYPGIIEILKLVRRELSGESKRPLD